The Lonchura striata isolate bLonStr1 chromosome 8, bLonStr1.mat, whole genome shotgun sequence genomic interval CAGCTATGAAAGAGTAAAGCTTATTTTATGAAATTGTTGGATGACCTTTGCTGACAACAGAATCTCTTCATGCTGTTTTGAACTTACTAATTCTTTTATCTTCCTTTAAAATAGTAGATTTGACAAATGCAAGAGAAGTAGAGATCTAAAGAAGGAGCTAGTGCATATAAAACTCTCCATCTCCGTGATACTCTGttggtttttgtgttttctacATGTGTGTTTGGTTGGTTTATTTCttggttgttggttttgtttttctgtaggAATCCAAAGACACGATGTTGAGGGTTCTCCACGACAGGACAGCAGTAGCAGGTAAGTTAGGTGATGATCTAAGTTGCATCCAGCTTACTGCATACCATAGTAAAATGGGAAGAATCTGCTTTTCAGCCTTATCTGTTACCTTGTGTAATGGATGACAGTGACACAAAATGGATTTGAGTGTATGATTGGAAGTACTTTGTATCTTACACCCAGGTACTGTTAAAAACTGTGGGGAAGGGACATTGTAGTACCCCAAACTACTGTGTGGATGTCAAgatttttggtctttttttcttttatttcaaaatactagcaaacagaagaatgaaaagaTGACTCTGCCTTTTTCTTTGGAGGCAGTTATTATCAGATTTCAGCTAACTGTACCTTCAAGCTGTTATTCTTCATTTTGCGTTTAAGGAGAAAGTTCTTTAGTGAAATTTGCTTCAGAATACTTTAAAATACATAGTCTCACTTACCATTACAATTCTAAAATAGAAACATTTATCTTGGAAGTTTTTCCCATCTCTGTAGTAAGATAGATATTTAGAATTTCCATCCTAAGGACATGGATTAAACAATCCAACATGTCTTGACAATATTACATGCTTCTTTCAGTTTACACAGAAGAGGACAAGAACATCCTCAGCCTGGAGTATCCACTGTGCAGAACAGACAAGGATACTGCAACTGTTGCCATGTACACTACAGTAATCTGGAACAGGTAAGACAGCTTCTGCATAATCTGGCAGCAGATAGCAAGGATTTATCAATTTATAAATATGAGTTTCTACACCAAACAGCCAATACTGAGTGAAAGATAAGCGGTTTGTGAATTGCACACTATGTGCCCTCGGGAAGATACCTTGCTTATTTTGCTGCCTGTTGTAAAAGATGCTGATGGggtggcacagctgctgcagtctGCTTTTTCTGAAGTGCCACACAGCTCTGCATTGCACCCATTATGGTTTTCTCTGTGTCTTTAATCTTGAGAtctctatatattttaaagtattgGTTATAGTAATATGTTAGATATCAAGGCTGGAGACATTTGATCAACcattttcagttattttgcCAGTCTCTTGTCTTACAGACTTTTTCAATGAGAAAGTAGAAGCCTATTTAATCTTTTGCACTTAAGAAAATTCTTGTTAATTTGAGTGACTCATAGGATGTTTGCTCATATGAAATTCAAGAATATTATAAGTAAATTATAGATACATTTATAGTATTTGTTGTGGTTAAGAAACTTGTGAGCAGATCTGAGATTGGTGAGAGCATTTGTGCTAGTTAGAGAAGAGATTAACcactaatttaaattttaattaaccACTAATTTAAATTCCAGCTCAGAAAGATACTTCAATACATTTTAGTATTATTTGAGATTGTCTAAACATACTTAAAAATCtcaagattattttaaaatagtaaaataaaatttttctttaaatattttcatagcaGTAATGTTTAACCTAGAAGGAATTTTTAGGAATAGGCCTGTGTGTTAGCAGTAGTATTAGACTAATCATCTATTGCATCTTTCACCAGCATATtttcagctcccagcacagacaTTTTACAACATACTGCAGGAATCGTACGGGTACCAGTAGCTTGATGGAGCGTTTCCTTCAGGATGTTTTGCAGCATCATCCCCACAGATACCATGACAGCAGGTATAATACAGACAGCTTACTTGTTTTAATATGTGTTAGTGGTATGCATTGTTATGAATTCCTGTATTTGTTCTACTGCTGAGCAGTAAATTTGGCTCATTTGAGGTGAAACTTGCTCAATGGAGACAATTGCTGTTTATATGAAGACAACTTCACTACTTAGGGATTTGAAACAACACCACTGATAGCATATAAATGTGAAGACctgaaaaaagaaggaatataTAGGTCTGCACTTAAAATGGCAGACTGTATAATCTCAAATGCTTTTACAAATTCTTAAATTTTGAGCTTTGTATGTTTTATTCTAAATATTATGATTCTGGGccttacatatatatatttagcaGCATATTTTATGTATGTTTGGAAAGGGTTCATAATTTTGGTTTGTTGATTATGTCAGGTAGGTATTTACATGCTTATTTTTTCATCAGCCTTGCAGGTCACCTGTTCAATTAATATTTGAATTACATTAATTGGCCAATTCATTAATGCTCAAATTTTGaaaagtgttcttttttttaTCATGTGTGTGTTTCAAGAGTGATAAGAGGATCAGTGTGTTACATTTTTCTCTGTAGATAAGGGAAAAATAGATTAAACCTTATTTGTTATGTTTTGAAAGGCAGACAAAAATCCCAGTTTAATCCAGTATAGTTTCTAAATATACAACTCCATGTCTGACAAACAAGCAGAAGGGTGTTCTGTCTGAAAGCACTCATTGGCCCTCATTATCAGGGATGTGCTAGAAGTAGCTAATATGCATGTCTATACCAGACTAGCCCAGGACATGATGTTCACATCACTACAAGTAAATAAATTGTCGTCCCATCTTaaataaatagattttattGCACTATCAAGAAcacttcagcattttttgcTCTGGAGAAAATATAGGATTCACTTTAAGACAGGCTTCTCTGGACGTGTCACTAATAAAGGGTTGTTGCTTTGGTGAATTACACGTACTAACAAGGAAGACCATGCTATCCATGTTCCTTTAAGTTGTTGGAAGAAGGAAtagaatgagaaaaataatataCAAAATCTAGATTAAGTTGGAGGAAGAAGCGGGAGACAGTACTCCCAAATCTAGACAGAGTTTgtaggaagaaaagcaaagatgGAAAAGAAAGCATTGATAGATTTATGCTGTGGTCCTGCTCTGAAAAGAAAGTCATGGTCTTAACTGACACTCAAGGTAAgatttttattctcttctttCTCATGTTAAAACATTCGGATTTATGTACAGTTTCACACAGTTCTTTAAATAACTGTTTTGCTATTTAGCTGAATTCATACAAGGGATCCTTATgtgtaattttaaaagattaTGGAAATATTTGTAAGACTTGATTTGTTTTACAGAACCAGTATGCCTAGTAGTTatgtggaaaaaggaaaatttcacCAGAGCTTTGTCTTATACTGAATTTCAAAGGATATTGTTCTCCCccagtaaaaaacaaaacaaaaccaaacacccaCAAACCACCAAATCATTCCTTCCTCCAAACACTTGGTATGTAAGTTTTTACCTAAGGAAATAGTATTGAGCATATAAAGTAAATCTTCATTCTACTTAAGCGGGTAATTTGTAGCAAAACTGTCAAAGGTTCCTAATTATATAAAACTGTTGTTCTGTTCTCTTTCCCACAGGGACATTTgcttaaaagtaatttttgagaAGTGCTTGTAGGCTCTTAACTGAGGTAGAGACCTAGGAGTTGGCTGTAGTTTCTCCATATGAAAATCTATTTAGTTTTATATTCAGTCTTTCAGCAAGATCCACCTGCCAGGATGCAAAAATGTTTCACACAAAGATGGAAGAACTCTGAAGTTAGGTAGTTAAAAGATTATTTCTGTTGCATCTGGCATTCCCTTTAGGTCCTATTTCAGAGGTGACTGAGAATTCATGCAAGGGCAAAGCAGCATTTCGGATGATAAGCATTGTTTGATAATCTGATGTATTTGGTTACTTTGCATTCATGTAGTAATAGttcttttttaatgcttcaTTATATGAGATTTCTGTTGCTCACTCAGTCCTATATCCCTTAGTTGTATGTAGTCTTAGTTATATAACCAAGGAAATTACTGTACTATAAAATTGTTCACAATACTTCTGTTAGTTGATGTCTGCCATGTATTAAAGTAAGCATCTGTTTGGGTCTCACAAGATGGTTATAATTTTTGAGTGAAACACATTAGTCTCTTCTTCAgttatatttacatattttaaaaattgtttccaTTGGATTTGCCTGGCTGCTACACATTGAAGCCTTGTGGGTTCCTGGGTTGCATAGGAAAGATAGCCCATATCTGTCAGCTGTGTTAATTCTGGAAGACACAAACCCTTGTGTTTGAGGCAGTCTTAAAGACAGAACTGCCAATTACAGAATATATAAAAATCTGTTGTCACAGCAAGGCTGAACAATCCTAACTTGGCTTCTTGCAGGAGTGAGTCAGAAGCTGTGGTATGTGTGTGAGAAACAGTAAACATGGAATTCCTTGGTTACGTGTGCAGAGTTCCTATCAGGCAGCCATGTTTTGTAGGGAAAAGGGCATTTATACTCAACAATGGTTTTATACTGTGTCCTATTATTATGTTCCATTTCTCTGCAAAAGCTTGATTTTCAGTAATAATAGTATGACCATTGAAATGACCTCTTTGTAGGCTTACCGCTTCAAACAAAGGAAAGATCTTTACTTTTTCTGACGTGctgtatttataaaattattgtaATCTATGTTTGGCCATTCTTAATTGATGATTGCATAAAGAGGGTGCTAGACTAATGcccaaattattatttttagctttGTGGAGCATTTCCCCCtccataattaaaaaaaaatttaatatctCTGAGATAGAGCATCAGAAATAGTAATTTCAGTTTATTCATTAGAAGTGATGCAGTCTAGGTAATgactcttaaaaaaaccccacgcTGCTGTTTGAACAATTCAAGCATATTTACAGTATTTATCTaagctgtttttttctctcctcccctTTAGACCAACCTATGATGACATGCCATTCCCTGTCACTCTGGAGGCTCCTAGGATTTCTTGCCTGTCCTCAGAAGAGATGCAGAAAAAGAGGAATACTGAGAAACAGGAGATTTCCGGCAAAGACCAGGAGTTCACTTGTGAAATAGGCTCTTCCGTTCCATGCCTGTCTCGTGAGGGCACAAAGAAAACTTTTGTCACACAAGCATGTTTTCAAAAACTTCAAAGAGGCCAGGAACGTGTTCCAGGAATGTCTCAGCAGTCTTTTGGCATTTGTAGTGATAAGAAATGGGTAAATCTGAAACGTGCTCGAATTGCAGATCGTAACTATGAAGGTCAGTCCACAGCTTTGAGCCCTGTACCTCAGCAGTTTTCTCTCAGTCCTACAAGCCACAGTTCCTCTGTTAAtcctaaaacaggaaaaaatgttaGGGATTTGACAGCATCAAATCTGTTTCTGCGCAGTGGATGTGATGAAAGAGCAATGGAGGTGTGCAGTAAGGATGTGTTATTGAACACACGCTTGaatcctgctccagcactggCTCACCCAAAATGCCCTTCAGTTTCTCATCAGAATCCTACACACAGCcacaaaaattcttcctttattACCTCAGGTCAATCTCTCTCAAAGCGAGATAGTTTACGAACTCAGGATGAAACTTTGGTGTCTGATCTCCATCTCAGGGATACTGTGGGTATCAGCAGCTCCCTTGATCTTGGGACATCCCCACAACTAGCAAGATGCAAAAACATAAAGACAAACAGAGGTGATGAAAGTTCAGTGGATGAAACTATTGAAGACGTAATTGTAAAATACTGCCATGAAACTACATCAgaagaaatttatttcaaagaagAGAATAATCCCAGTGTACCTTTTTCATCATTTCTGGACCATACTAGTTTAGAGGGCTCTGAAATGAGTTTTGACTGTGATGCACCAATACAGGTGGGAACAGATTTACCTAAGGCAGCTATCAAAGATATAGAATTCCTGAAAGAGGTCCAGGTATGTTTGCAAGATAAAGACTATGGAACACAGCtctcttctgttttaaaaactgaGTCATTAGAGAAAACAGAAGCAGTGAAAAAGGATGTCATAGTTCATACCGAAGAACCAGTTCTTCCAGCCCTGCCTCACGTGCCTCCTTCTTTTGTGGGAAAAACTTGGTCTCAAATAATGTATGAAGATGATATAAAAATTGAAGAACTTGTGCGTGATTTCAGGGAAGGTCGTTTTCGCTGCTACTTTAACAGCGAATCCTCAGCCAATTGTACAGGGAAgagaatgaagaagaaaaagcagaaggatgAAAAAAGGATCAATATTAATGAGGGTAATAGAACAGAAAGTGCACCAGTTAAAGCATTGCCAGAATTTAATGATGCTTTAAGTGGTGGCTCTGATTTTGATAACCCGTCTTTAGCCTCAGATACACTATGCAACCCACAAATTGTAAAAATGCCTAGGAAAAGGACATGGCGCCTGGCTTCAAGGTGTCAGGTGGTTAAAGTCAGCCATGGTACCCAAACAAGTCTGCTGAACTACCCTGtagcaaaaaggaaaatgtctAGAAGGGAATCTGATCCAGCGGATCAGAAAGCAAGCATAGCGTGTCTAGAGAatgaaaaaactccaaacatgaAAACCAGACTATGTGCTCTTAAACTTCCAGAATCCTATAGCAAGATCATGAGTCCTGTACAGCCCAAGACAGTGGTGTATGTACTCTCATGCCCAGAGGTAAAACAGTGCAAAGGTAAACCTACAGATAttcccaaaatgaggaaaaatcaTAACTCCACAGATAGCAAGGACTCTGTAAGATATAAATACAAACAGTGTTCACTCAAATATTATGACCCACTGACAAATCGAATTCTGAAAACACCTCCAAAGAGTACAGTTGGAGAAAAGGCCAAAAAGCCCTCTCATGTTCGACAGCTTTTCAGAAGTCTCAGCTTTGATGCAAACATGAAGAAACTAGCTGATACACAGAGAGAAAGCATGCCATCAAAGTCACTCAATTGGTCAGACTTCTGTAGTTCTTCAGCATCTTTCCTGCCAGATCAAGATAAAGGGAATGATGCAGCCTCAAGTCAAAAGGCAGATGGACCATCTGTTGCCACAGAAAGAACAGATTGTCTTGTATCTGAGAACTCTTTTAAGCACCTAATCATTTCACCTTTGAACTCTGTGATAGAAGGAGATTATAGATTAATTCCATTTAATAGAATTACCAAAACTCCTCTGACCTCCATCAGGAGTGAGTGGTCAGAGAGGGAGACTCCAAAAGCaatatggaaaagaaaagaaggcaCTAACAAA includes:
- the ZDBF2 gene encoding DBF4-type zinc finger-containing protein 2 isoform X2, producing MRKIGDSKMFERIKRLDEASASSAQGIQRHDVEGSPRQDSSSSLHRRGQEHPQPGVSTVQNRQGYCNCCHVHYSNLEQHIFSSQHRHFTTYCRNRTGTSSLMERFLQDVLQHHPHRYHDSRPTYDDMPFPVTLEAPRISCLSSEEMQKKRNTEKQEISGKDQEFTCEIGSSVPCLSREGTKKTFVTQACFQKLQRGQERVPGMSQQSFGICSDKKWVNLKRARIADRNYEGQSTALSPVPQQFSLSPTSHSSSVNPKTGKNVRDLTASNLFLRSGCDERAMEVCSKDVLLNTRLNPAPALAHPKCPSVSHQNPTHSHKNSSFITSGQSLSKRDSLRTQDETLVSDLHLRDTVGISSSLDLGTSPQLARCKNIKTNRGDESSVDETIEDVIVKYCHETTSEEIYFKEENNPSVPFSSFLDHTSLEGSEMSFDCDAPIQVGTDLPKAAIKDIEFLKEVQVCLQDKDYGTQLSSVLKTESLEKTEAVKKDVIVHTEEPVLPALPHVPPSFVGKTWSQIMYEDDIKIEELVRDFREGRFRCYFNSESSANCTGKRMKKKKQKDEKRININEGNRTESAPVKALPEFNDALSGGSDFDNPSLASDTLCNPQIVKMPRKRTWRLASRCQVVKVSHGTQTSLLNYPVAKRKMSRRESDPADQKASIACLENEKTPNMKTRLCALKLPESYSKIMSPVQPKTVVYVLSCPEVKQCKGKPTDIPKMRKNHNSTDSKDSVRYKYKQCSLKYYDPLTNRILKTPPKSTVGEKAKKPSHVRQLFRSLSFDANMKKLADTQRESMPSKSLNWSDFCSSSASFLPDQDKGNDAASSQKADGPSVATERTDCLVSENSFKHLIISPLNSVIEGDYRLIPFNRITKTPLTSIRSEWSERETPKAIWKRKEGTNKEPVFSRKTAGSKSVRCTLARRGNRVTTGKQTSRTKKQQKEGMRRQLQPCAQKSAFSIHRCQTRKTTVGKHPKKEKHDAKKLKPAPGRKKEKKRRP
- the ZDBF2 gene encoding DBF4-type zinc finger-containing protein 2 isoform X1, with the protein product MRKIGDSKMFERIKRLDEASASSAQGIQRHDVEGSPRQDSSSSLHRRGQEHPQPGVSTVQNRQGYCNCCHVHYSNLEQHIFSSQHRHFTTYCRNRTGTSSLMERFLQDVLQHHPHRYHDSRPTYDDMPFPVTLEAPRISCLSSEEMQKKRNTEKQEISGKDQEFTCEIGSSVPCLSREGTKKTFVTQACFQKLQRGQERVPGMSQQSFGICSDKKWVNLKRARIADRNYEGQSTALSPVPQQFSLSPTSHSSSVNPKTGKNVRDLTASNLFLRSGCDERAMEVCSKDVLLNTRLNPAPALAHPKCPSVSHQNPTHSHKNSSFITSGQSLSKRDSLRTQDETLVSDLHLRDTVGISSSLDLGTSPQLARCKNIKTNRGDESSVDETIEDVIVKYCHETTSEEIYFKEENNPSVPFSSFLDHTSLEGSEMSFDCDAPIQVGTDLPKAAIKDIEFLKEVQVCLQDKDYGTQLSSVLKTESLEKTEAVKKDVIVHTEEPVLPALPHVPPSFVGKTWSQIMYEDDIKIEELVRDFREGRFRCYFNSESSANCTGKRMKKKKQKDEKRININEGNRTESAPVKALPEFNDALSGGSDFDNPSLASDTLCNPQIVKMPRKRTWRLASRCQVVKVSHGTQTSLLNYPVAKRKMSRRESDPADQKASIACLENEKTPNMKTRLCALKLPESYSKIMSPVQPKTVVYVLSCPEVKQCKGKPTDIPKMRKNHNSTDSKDSVRYKYKQCSLKYYDPLTNRILKTPPKSTVGEKAKKPSHVRQLFRSLSFDANMKKLADTQRESMPSKSLNWSDFCSSSASFLPDQDKGNDAASSQKADGPSVATERTDCLVSENSFKHLIISPLNSVIEGDYRLIPFNRITKTPLTSIRSEWSERETPKAIWKRKEGTNKEPVFSRKTAGSKSVRCTLARRGNRVTTGKQTSRTKKQQKEGMRRQLQPCAQKSAFSIHRCQTRKTTVGKHPKKEKHDAKKLKVRRKPKRAFLNSTVVTGIPEKRQKVTSESFPKKPEQASSKVRNWGVSGDRGHPGTVNRPSRRTSVVPLLRNCLVLPGES